From the Tachyglossus aculeatus isolate mTacAcu1 chromosome 21, mTacAcu1.pri, whole genome shotgun sequence genome, one window contains:
- the TMEM186 gene encoding transmembrane protein 186, protein MDTSLSVTASFQAGILRALSRAPELGLRSPLPPGLRWHRKHISSRRVGSLGPGAQKELATPATQGPPTGDKFLLIYRFPGIKLCGSLSRLKVLQTAVTVLLLPPGIYLYSRGLLPPQALALLGGGTSFALAMLCWISFFLRRLVGLMYVNEAGTVLRVAHLTFWGRRRDTLCPVASVVPLSEGRDRPRDLFVRLQRYDGGQTFYFTLRFGRVLDRRRFGRVFGPLDRGPQ, encoded by the coding sequence ATGGATACGTCCTTAAGCGTCACCGCTTCTTTCCAGGCCGGCATCCTTCGAGCCTTGTCTCGGGCCCCCGAGCTGGGGCTGAGAAGCCCTCTCCCGCCGGGGCTCCGTTGGCAcaggaagcacatctcctccaggcggGTGGGCAGCCTGGGTCCCGGCGCCCAGAAGGAGCTGGCCACCCCCGCCACCCAGGGCCCACCCACGGGCGACAAGTTCCTCCTGATTTACCGGTTCCCGGGCATCAAGCTGTGCGGGTCCCTGTCCCGGCTGAAGGTGCTGCAGACGGCCGTGACGGTCCTGCTGCTGCCACCCGGCATCTACCTGTACTCCCGGGGCCTGCTGCCGCCGCAGGCCCTGGCCCTGCTGGGCGGGGGCACCAGCTTCGCCCTGGCCATGCTCTGCTGGATCAGCTTCTTCCTGCGCCGCCTCGTGGGGCTCATGTACGTGAACGAGGCGGGCACCGTGCTGCGGGTGGCACACCTCACCTTCTGGGGCCGGCGGCGCGACACCCTCTGCCCCGTGGCCAGCGTGGTGCCCCTGTCCGAAGGCCGGGACCGGCCCCGCGACCTGTTTGTGCGGCTCCAGCGCTACGACGGCGGGCAGACCTTCTACTTCACCCTGCGCTTCGGCCGCGTCTTGGACCGCCGGCGCTTCGGCCGGGTCTTCGGCCCGTTGGACCGGGGCCCGCAGTGA